ttataataccAAAACAAATTCACGGGCCTCTCATGTAACTTTTCAACAATACTGTGCGGATCTACATTAACATACTTTCTTTGCATTATATCATTAGCAGTCCTctctaaaaaaatttctttcatttttaataataaatcaccATCTTCTTCGTGTGCCATTGGATAAGTGTCTGAAATAATGCAACGGTCTGATGGGAAAAAATCATCataatgaattttttgtctctttttcttcccaTTATTCTTGTTAGTATTTTCACAGTTGCTAGTTTCTTGTTCCTTTATTGCTTCATGATAACGATCAAATGTTAAATCGATTAACTTCATTAAAGGCTCTCTAACTGCGACTTTAATTCCTTTGGGTACCCAAATTTCATGCAATCCTTCATAGTTATAAGAACCAGTACTGGTTACTTGAAAATATCCAATATCTTTTAGCACGATTTCAATTCCACCTTGAAACGGTGGAATAACATGTCTAACaaagttatttttgtcCGTTAGCTTTTTACTATTTACATAAAAATAGCCGGAGAGTGGATGGCTGTATGGTTTAGGATTACTAGTATCTAACAGTTCATTAAGAATCTCCAATCCTttatctatatttttaaactgGTAGGACTCTCCAGGAATGAATTGAGTCACTCTATTTATAGTATTGGGTGGCGcaacataataaaataacccACCTAAAGTATAGCACTTACCATTTTCAGTGCCTTTCAAAGTAGTATAAGGTCTTTTGTTAACTTTACTATTGTCAAAGCGATGAGTTTTCCTTATTAGATCACAGTATTTTTTAGAAACGTAATTAGATAAATCGTATTCGATATCTGAGGGTAAAGCCGATTGTGTCGTATAGCCTGGTAAGTCataaatcaatttttcattgtCTATCATATAGGGAGTGGCGTTTCTAGTTAAATTCGGGATGTGTGATACACCTGCCTTTTGTAAATGGAAAATACCGGTATTATGACACATAGAATCTTCAGTATTCTCATCGCCCTTATTAAGCTTATTATCGACTTTTTGGTAAGTTTTAGAATTTAATTTGAATCCTTTATagtttttcaataaagaaTTTATCAATGTTGATTTACCAGCATTAGCAGTCCCTATTAAATAGTTTTTagaatttttcaaaagagAATATACAGATGACACGttccaatttttataaGCGGAAAACGCCactattttattacttttgaaatgcaaatatttttcaaagaaaattttgaaaaatggtAATGCCTTGcgtttcaaaaaaaattcatttttacCTAATTGATCAccttttgataataataatgaaagaTTATCAGTATTTCTGTcacttttgttatttttagaaatgGCATATTTGGAGCtcaatttgaaaatttctCTGTCAACATTGTGTGGGAAGTCAGATAATGGCATAATATAATGGATATATGCAGTCTCGTTGTGAGTTCTgcttaaaaatttattttctatatcTTGCAAAGTGTATGCGGGGAATTCTTCtttattgtatttattCTGATATAATGCATCAGAACATCTTTTACAaacaattctttttctgcCATCTTTATCTATCATTTCATGTGATATTATTGACTCTTCagatttttttgttaactCTTTGGCTTGCTGAACATCTtgagaaaataataagtaTCTCACATCCTCAATGGTGGTGATTTTATTGCTTATTTGGGGCTTTGGCTTGATATAgaatccaatttttttaggaTCTTTGTCTTGTAATTCAATGCCGCATGAAAAACATTccaagtttttattttggacAGTTGTTGTTACTAAACGCTTTGAATGCACATATTGTAAAGAAATCCTTGTCCTAAAATTTATTTGCCTAAATACACCAAGTTTATGCGGAAACATGTTATGagatatgtatatataaactatATGCTTTCTGGGAGATTATTTCTTAGGAGCAAAGATCTATTATCACATCCAAGgaacatacatatatatatacgaGATTTTGGATTATCTTTAGATTAAATAAGGTTGATCTAAAAGTTGAAGCATTTAacaaaaagcaaaaaggATGAGAAAAGAAGACTTTccatctattttttttttttttgttttctgttttctgttttttctttttttccgaccgtttctttttatatacatatagatatatttttttccaaaatgaaaatatcgTACACTTACTTACTCAGTTAATACGCAGAGctataatatatttgccttgttaaaaaaaaaaaaacaaaaaaaaaaaacaaaaaaaaagaaacgacaggttaaaaaattttttttcttattactTTTGTTAAGCAAAGAGCATCTTTTTACTCTAAATATTGAAACTCTTTTCTACTCAACGTTTTGTTACTTTAAGATAATTGCCcaagtttattatttaataatattgtatTGATATCTGAAGGACAATATTCAAACACATTAAAGGAAAAGACTAAATATACCAAAAAGTAAACAATGGGTAAAGTTACTAAAGCTactaaaaaatttcaatccAAACAATTGAAGCATGTTTTGGATCAcagaaagaaaatcaaggaatttaaacaaaagaCTAAAGGACGTAGaggtaataaaaatgaacaggaaaaaaaagacacaCAATTAACCAAAGAGGAACAAGCTGCCATGAAAAGCAAAAAGGAAGAAGTTTTTAAGGATATGAGCGTTGATGATTTCTTTTCTGGCGGGTTTGATGTTCcacaaaaaatgaaagccccatctaaaaaaaaaacaaagtcCAACGAAGAGTCTAGTTCtgaggaagaggaagatgGAGATATCGATATGGATGagttgaaagaaaaagatccagaattttataaatatttggaagAAAATGATAAGGAGGTCCTAGAATTTAGTGCTTCTAATCCGTTGGATGACATCAGTGAAGATGAGAAAGATGAAGAAAACCATGAACAGAAAAATGATACATCTAAAGAAACTAGAGATGAAGATGGAAAGGTTGAGgtttctttaaaattggTGAAACAATGGCATAAAGctttaaaggaaaaaccaaccttaaaattaattagaAACGTCGTTTCTGCCTTCAAAGCCGCTGTTAATCTGAATAATGAAGAAATCGCTgaatcttttaaatatactGTCAGTAATGAAGCTGCATTCAGTGAGTTGATGTTTCTAGCCTTGAAAGATTTGCCCAACGCTATCACTGAAAAGCTATGCCCATacaaaaccaaaaataacGTGAGGATACTTCCATCTACCCCAATAGCCACTAAAATAGGATCCATTCTAAAACACCATGCAGGATCATTAATTACCTTGTTGAATGATACTACTGATTCGGATACAATTACATTAATCTTGGGCTCGACCGAACAATTGTTACCCTTTTTCCTATCCCATAGGAAAATTCTAAAGGAAATTGTTAATTCGGTGGTTGAGCTTTGGTCTACTTCTTCTAACTTGGAGGTTCAGTTAACTTCTTATACATTTTTGTTACTATGTAAGGAATTTAAGAACGCTATGTTAGAACtagttttaaaatcatcCTATTCTGCAATTATTAAGAACTGTCGTCAAACTAATATTCGTACTATGCCATCTATTGATTTTCAAAAAGATTCGGCCGCGCAATTATTTAGTATTGATCCAGTGTTGGGTTATCAAATTGGTTTTGAATATATTAGACAACTAGCTATACACTTAAGGAATTCTATAAATGCTACAACTAGTACTTCCAAAAACGCTAGTAAAGTTTCACCAACTGAAGCTTAtaagaaaatttataattggCAATTTGTTCATTCAATAGATTTTTGGTCTAAAGTTTTAGCAACTCATTGTAATatagaaaaggaaaataatagtttGAAAGAATTGGCCTATCCATTAGTTCAAGTTGCCATTGGTGTTATCAGGTTAATCCCATCTGCTCAGTTTTTTCCATTaagattttatttgtgtagatcattaattaatttatccAGAAACACAGGGATTTTTGTTCCTATCTTTCCAATTTTATCTGAAATATTGCAATCTACTACATTTACTAAGAAACCTAAGGGCAGTACCTTAGAAGCATTTGATTTCAACCATAATATTAAATGTAATGCTGCCTATTTAGGCACTAGAGTTTATCAAGAAGGTTGTGgtgaattatttattgaattattgGCTGAGTTTTATTCCTTATATTGTAAGAGTATTGCTTTTCCGGAATTAACTACACCGGCAATCATTGCTTTGCGCCGTTATATTAAAACTAGCAAAAATGTTAAGTTTAATAAGCAATTATCTGTGTTACTCGAAAAGTTGAATGCCAgtaacaattttattttgagaGAAAGAAGTAGTGTTGATTTCACACCAAATAATTACAGTCAGGTTAATAACTTTTTGAAAGAATATAATTGGGAAAAAACTCCATTAGGTTCATATGTAGTTACTCAACGTGAGGTTAAAGAGGAAAAGATGAAAATCTTACGAAGCAGTTTGGCTGAAAAGGATGCTGAAAAGAATGTGGAAGATAGTGATGAAGCAGAGGAAGAAAGGGAATTAGTAGATGACGATGAAGCTGAAGAAAGTAGTACTACTGAcaatgaataaaataaaattggcTTGGCttgataattattaaaaaatttcataTGATTTGTATACTAGTTAGttccaaaatatatatctaattctattagaaaaaattaaaaaatagtaaatagaaaatggaaaatagAGAACAAGGAAAAAGTAACTTGCACacaatcaaaaaaataaacctCCGAGACGGGGAATCGAACCCCGATCTGGCATGCGACAAACGCCAATTCTAACCGTTAAACTATCTCGGACAATCATCTGTTACTATCGTAAGCGTAACTCAGGATTAGTCGTAATAATTACGGGTTCGGATTatggtaattaattttttgttctatttcgatctttatatataataaagattatttaaaactataaatcAATCATGAAGAATATCttccaaaatattattccTGTTATACtcttctaattttttcttgccATTAGTTCCAGTTATGTTTGTTTAGTGACGTGGTACCGGTCAAGTAAATGACTCTTCTGTACatcaattaataatagaattAACTATAATTACCTCCACGAAGTACTCGCTATCAGAGTAAGAGTATCTTCTACTAAAAACTCAATAGAAATACTgctttttgtttgtttgtttttttaatatactactgtaaaaaaataacctagtctaaaaaaaaaaaaaaaaaaaaaaaaattcacaTTCTCAATAACAGCGTTTGTAGAACCAAAtgtttcttaaaaaaattaaccgctttaaatataatttagCCGCCGAACTGGAAGTTCCCAAGCTACATTCTTCTCATATTGGATAAATATTAacgtaataaaaaattaaatattttgaaatctAAAGCAGTAACATAgagattaaaaattaataactaCAACCAACagttacaaaaaataacacaaaAATGGAAGTCCCTAATATAACTGATCCTGATAAAACGTTGGTTGATAATGAAAACCATCATGACACTGCCAGTGTCCTAATTAAAACTAATGAGGTGCTATGTAatgaatttaattttaaaacagaTCACTTATCTGCAAAAAACTTAAGGCCTGAGATtactaaattaaaattgtttttaaatgaattaactaaaaaagaacagcaattaaaacaatgtttaaaaattattagagaatataaaaaggaagagGAAGTTACGATGTTAACCCAGAAGTGGTATCAAGTCATTCAATGCGAACTAAATTATTTGATGAATTCAACgcttttaaaatttgacAAAATGGGAGGATATGATGAGTTCATCAAACGTGAAgttgaatttgaaaaacaaaaactaGAATATCAATTCGATGATTCGTGGGATGACCAATACAAAACCATCACTGAATCTGAAGATTTCCAAGCGTTAAGCATTCAAGAACAAGATGACTATAAAGAAGagattgaaaataaaaagcttgaattagaaaatctaaaaatgaaaaaaatagaggAAATAGAATCAAAGTTGGTAAATCGTAAAGAGTTTGATATGAAAGAGCTATGTAAAATGTTAAATGTTGATCATGATTATGTGTTTAATTACCCAAATAACAAGGgtacaataaataaataaatttacaataatattcaGCATTgtgtataaaaaattattaaatggcttttttctttctttcctttgTTATTACTGTCAATGTTGTGTTCCTGATAGCATTTATTTAGTAAAAACATCATCTAATTTTAATCTAGGAGCAATGTTCATTGCTATTAATTCTTGAAACAATAACTTGGCAGCATATGGAATAGACATCTTTACTATATTTTCAGAACTTTTACATGTGGTACACCAGCCGCTATACCCCATTAAACCACATTTATTACAAACATCGACTTCAAAAGCATCAGAACTAATCATCAAcctttctaataataattggGAAGCACCATAAGCAATAACACAATCTCTTTCCATTTCACCTAATCTCAACCCACCATCTCTACTTCTACCTTCTGTTGGTTGACGTGTTAACACTGCTCGTGGGCCTCTGGCTCTTGCATGCATTTTATCTAAAACCATATGCTtcaatttttgataataaattggaccaaaaaaaatatatgctTGAAGACACTCTCCAGTGATACCGCTATAAAGCATATCCTTACCTGAATAGTTGAAACCATGGTTAACCAATATTTCCGACATCTCCTCTAATTTAGACCCACCAAAACAAGTACCATATTCCAAAGAACCGTTTAATGTACCAGCTTTACCACTGACTAACTCAATCATTTTTCCAACAGTCATACGTGATGGGAAACCATGGGGATTCATAATTATATCGGGGCAGATACCTTGGTCATTAAATGGCATATCTTCTTGTTTAACGATAATACCACATACACCCTTTTGTCCGTGTCTAGAGGAAAATTTATCACCTAATTCGGGTCTTCTATTTTGTCTCAATAGCACTTTGATTAGGGCTTGATCGTTGTCAGAAACGGACATCATAACTTGATCAACATGAGATGATTCTGGTGCTCTATAAACTACTGGGGTTTCTCTATATTGCGAGACATGGTGTGATAGTACACTATCAGAAGCATTTGTTGGAACACTCTTATTAATATACACTTGACCACTTTCTACTTTCATACCAACTTCACCCAAACCATCTGGACCCAAAGGTCTATGCTGCCAAATAGGCTCTCCATTTTCATCTACACGCATACCACCAATGATATCCTGGGTATGATTTGGATAACGTTTTAAAACACAAGTAGTCTTACGACGAGTTTCGCAACGACCAAAGCCACGATCAATAGAAGACTTATTTAAAACCAAAGCATCTTCAATATCGTAACCACTATACGACATTACAGCAACAGTGGCATTTTGGCCGGCGGGTAATTTATCGTATTCAATTAATTCAATTGTTTTGGTCTTAACCATTGGTTGTTGGGGATATATCatcaaatataataaagtatCTATCCTCTTAAATTGGTTATAAGCAATAGCACCAATGGCTTGTTTACCCATCGCACATTGATAAGTATTACGGGGAGACTGATTATGATGCGGGTATGGAATTAGTCCAGCAACTGCTCCCAAAATCGTAAACGGCTCGATCTCCAAATGAGTAATTTCTTTGCTCAAATCTCTCTCGTAAAGCGCTATAAACGAGTCGTTTTCTTCATTGACATCTAAATATTCCACCAACCCCAACTTTAGGAAATCGTCAAATTGTAGCTCACcctgttttaattttagtaaATGGGAAGCCTTAACGCGGGATTCTCCattagtaacaataattaaTGGTCTACAAATTCTACCGCCATCAGTAGCAATATGCACGGCCTTTTGATGTTCATTGGTATAAATCGAAATAAATTCACTGACTTTACCCGTTCTTCTTAAATTTCTGAAATGGGAAACAAACTTAATGGGGAATCTAGTTATACCAACAAAAGTACCGTTAAGATAAACACCATAATGAAGATGTAAAGAAGCCGAGTCTAGTAGAGTTAAATCCTCCACACCTAGCAAATAGCACAACTTTTTGATCggttcttcttcatcatccgTGGTGATATGTGTCATCAATGctaaattttttactaaACCACAAGCTTCACCTTCTGGAGTATCACTCGTGCACAGCATACCGAATTGAGAGGGTTGTAAAGCCCTAGGGCCCGAAACTTTTCTAGACTTTTCAAATTGGGAGGAGATTCTTGTCATCATACCTAATGCAGAAATGTAGGATAGCCTGCTCAAAACATGTGTAACGCCTGCTCTTTCCATCTTAAATCTCTTTAAGGACCAATTACCTGTAGAAATTGCCCTGTTTAACCCACTCGTAATATTATTGGAGTGTATGTTAATGCTTAATAATGCATCATATTCCATAGCCCTATTAGGCTTTTTCAAAACCTTGTCAATGTTAGCTTTAAAATCActgttaaattttttaaataaatcctcaaataataaagacaTCAATTGACCAGCCAATTCTAAACGTTTATTACCAACATAATCCCTATCGTCTACCATTTTAGGATCATGCATTGCCATAACTACACGACGGGTCATCAATGCAATGTATAAAGCCTTTTCTCTAAAGTCTAAATCTTCCGCAGTCAAATGAGCAATAACCGTAGTGGCAATTGCTTCTATACCCTCTTGTAAAATGGTCAACTTTTGTCTTCTAACTGTTTTCACTCTACTTCCAATAAATTCTAAAGCTTGTTGTTGGGTATAAATTTCGTATTTTGAGGCTTCTTCAAAGTTAACAGCAAATAATTCCTGATAAGTGCTATCATTACCGCAGACCAATTGCATAATTTCTAAAtcactaataataccagAGGCTTTCAAAACGATGACAATTGGCACTTCTTCAGAGATAGAATTGTgctttaaatatattttgtcATTTTTAGTAACAACATAGGTTTTAGATTTTCTTTCATGTGTCGAAGAAGTTACAGAAGCCTGGACAATCTGTTTTTTCTCATCGGCTTCTACAATGATACGATTCTTAGACAATTGTTCTTGAAccaaaataactttttccGTAccgttaataataaaataaccaCCTGGGTCTAAGGGGCATTCGTTCAATTTAGCCATTTGCTGTTCATCGCAGCCACTCAAAATACATTTATTTGATCTTAACATAATTGGCATCCTACCAATTTCTACATCTCTATgcataataatttttctacCTCTGGTATATTCCACGTCAACGTATATGGGAGCAGAATAGGACATATCCCTTAATCTACATTGGTGTGGTGGAACAATGTCTTCCTGGATGGTGGAAGTAGACTTATGCCCGACTCTGATATCaatatatttcaaataaaattctGGATCAACATCACTTAAAATGGTTTGGTTGGCAGCaataatctttttcaaatctaTATCAACAAAATAGTTAAAAGAATCCAAGTGTTGTTTGACCAACCCTTtgacttttaaaaatgctGGCAGTAAGTTCCATTTATCTTCTGCAGTATTAATTTCATCTGTTAATGTTTTGCCTTGGTAAACAggttttaataaatcttcaAATGCTTCATCTTTAAGATGTTTATGGTCTTTCTCCTCTTCAACTTTTACCATtttcaatgttttttttttttttttttttttttttttttttttttttttaacaacgTCTATATAGTTATAGTTTTGCTCTGCTCCgtcttcttcattttttaaataatattaaaatggATACCATCAAAGAATTTGTAATataaattaagaaaaaattcgttaatgaaaaaaaaaaaaaatctaatttGATCGATATGtacaataaaaaggaaaaaaaaaaaaaaaaaaaaaaaagaaaagataattTTGGTTAATTATCGTTCGAAATGATTTGAATTTGAATTTGAATTTGAATttgaatttgaattttttttttaatccatcttttcaattttatggGTTGACAAAACAATTTACTAGTATTTTCAAACCTCTTTCTAGAACGTTTAATAAGAGGCACCAAATTTTGTTTCCAACTAATACTTTACTAATTAAATATGTCCACcaacaatttatttaaagcaACAGTCTTAGAGTATTTAGAAGGCTTATCGCAAAATGTTCAATCAAGATTATACGAATCACCGGCAGCATGTTTGGCAATATATAGAATTCTACCTCAACTcgcaaaatttttaattatgtCAATGGTGTTTAATCACGAAGACGTATTGCTTCGGGATCTAAATAAATGGGTTAAAGAACAAGGTCAATTTGAATTTGATGAGGctataaaaacaatgagTTCCTTgcatatattaaaagaaatttcTAAAAATCCTGTTCAAGTCAATTTGAatccaatttttaaaaatagttttaGAAATTCATTAACTGGGGGTGAAGTACATGATTCCTTCGGGATTCCTGTGGATGATGATGGTACTATAACAACTGAAAGTTTGGATAAATATGCAGCTGACAAATGGGAAACAATTTTGCATTTTATGGTTGGTACTCCTGGAATGAAATCTCCTAGCGAAACAGTTTTGAGCTTATTATTGCATAGTGGATTAATGttggaagaagaaagtGATTATGAACTAAAAATCACTAATGAAGGtttccaatttttattacaagaAATCAATGTTCAAATTTGGTCTTTATTACTACAGTACTTGAAAATGGCCGAGAGTATTCAGATGGACCCGGTagaagttttaaattttattttcatgtTGGGCTCTTTGGAATTGGGACAAAGTTATAGCGTTAAAGGTTTAACAGAAAcacagaaaaaattattaaaagatatgACTGACTATGGACTAATTTATCAAACCACATTTAATTCGCTAAAGTTTTACCCAACAAGATTAGCTATAATTTTAACTAGTGATAGTATGACGATTAGATCTGCCTCAATGGCAATGAATAGCGTTCTAAAAAAAGCTGCAAATTACATCAATTATAACGATACTGcgtataataaaaataatactgcAAATACTGATGCGGATGCCACCAATAACCTAGACAAGGAAGATGCCGATgcagaaaataataatggtgagGAAGTGGATGGCAATGGCTCTATTGTTGAGGGCGCATTGATTATAGAAACTAATTTCAAATTGTACTCGTATTCTAATTCACCTTTACAAATTGCTATTTTAGGGTTATTTGTGCACTTGAAAACAAGATTTGCTAATATGGTTGCAGGACAGGTTACTAGAGAGTCTATTAGAAGAGCCTTGAGAAATGGTATTACCGCCGAACAAATTATTGCTTATTTGGAAACACATGCACATCCCCAAATGGTTCGTTTAGCAGAAAacaatttggaaaaaaaacttgcGCTAGATGCAAATTGTAACGAAACGTTAGAAATTTTACCTCCAACGGTAGTAgatcaaataaaattatggCAATTGGAATTGGATAGAATAACTAATTATGACGGTTATTTATATTCCACTTTTGATACTACTGAAGAATATCAACAGCTGGTCACTTATGCGAACGATATAGGAGTTTTAATCTGGAAAAGTGATAGGAAGAAAGTCTTTTTTATAGAGAATGAGGGCAATTCTCAAGTTGTTGAATATGCCAAAAGACTATTGAGTAGAAAAGATTCTATATAAACTGTTTCTATTAAATACACtgttatattatataaccaccaaactttattatccgtgttacttttatatatttttatatatatatttttttttaaatttcatAGGTgccaaacaaaaaaaaaaaaaattgaacagTTTTACACTGTAAAGCTCGCACTCAGATTTGAACTAAGGACCAACAGATTTGCAATCTGCTGCGCTACCACTGCGCCATACGAGCAGTACACATTTGTGTGTTTCAATATTGATATACATATTATACAGTCATTATGATTAGTAGGCATAATCAGTAATACATTACTGCGACGGATAATCAGAAGCAACAATGGTATAAAGAAATAGTAATAAGattttaaacaattaacaaaagtataaaaaggaagaatatccagaaaaaatattattcatgatttatttatagttttaattaatatttattatatacaaaGATCGGAATGgaacaaaatattaatt
This Saccharomycodes ludwigii strain NBRC 1722 chromosome II, whole genome shotgun sequence DNA region includes the following protein-coding sequences:
- the GEP3 gene encoding Gep3p (similar to Saccharomyces cerevisiae YOR205C | GEP3 | GEnetic interactors of Prohibitins); amino-acid sequence: MFPHKLGVFRQINFRTRISLQYVHSKRLVTTTVQNKNLECFSCGIELQDKDPKKIGFYIKPKPQISNKITTIEDVRYLLFSQDVQQAKELTKKSEESIISHEMIDKDGRKRIVCKRCSDALYQNKYNKEEFPAYTLQDIENKFLSRTHNETAYIHYIMPLSDFPHNVDREIFKLSSKYAISKNNKSDRNTDNLSLLLSKGDQLGKNEFFLKRKALPFFKIFFEKYLHFKSNKIVAFSAYKNWNVSSVYSLLKNSKNYLIGTANAGKSTLINSLLKNYKGFKLNSKTYQKVDNKLNKGDENTEDSMCHNTGIFHLQKAGVSHIPNLTRNATPYMIDNEKLIYDLPGYTTQSALPSDIEYDLSNYVSKKYCDLIRKTHRFDNSKVNKRPYTTLKGTENGKCYTLGGLFYYVAPPNTINRVTQFIPGESYQFKNIDKGLEILNELLDTSNPKPYSHPLSGYFYVNSKKLTDKNNFVRHVIPPFQGGIEIVLKDIGYFQVTSTGSYNYEGLHEIWVPKGIKVAVREPLMKLIDLTFDRYHEAIKEQETSNCENTNKNNGKKKRQKIHYDDFFPSDRCIISDTYPMAHEEDGDLLLKMKEIFLERTANDIMQRKYVNVDPHSIVEKLHERPVNLFWYYKI
- the NOC2 gene encoding mRNA-binding ribosome synthesis protein NOC2 (similar to Saccharomyces cerevisiae YOR206W | NOC2 | NucleOlar Complex associated), yielding MGKVTKATKKFQSKQLKHVLDHRKKIKEFKQKTKGRRGNKNEQEKKDTQLTKEEQAAMKSKKEEVFKDMSVDDFFSGGFDVPQKMKAPSKKKTKSNEESSSEEEEDGDIDMDELKEKDPEFYKYLEENDKEVLEFSASNPLDDISEDEKDEENHEQKNDTSKETRDEDGKVEVSLKLVKQWHKALKEKPTLKLIRNVVSAFKAAVNLNNEEIAESFKYTVSNEAAFSELMFLALKDLPNAITEKLCPYKTKNNVRILPSTPIATKIGSILKHHAGSLITLLNDTTDSDTITLILGSTEQLLPFFLSHRKILKEIVNSVVELWSTSSNLEVQLTSYTFLLLCKEFKNAMLELVLKSSYSAIIKNCRQTNIRTMPSIDFQKDSAAQLFSIDPVLGYQIGFEYIRQLAIHLRNSINATTSTSKNASKVSPTEAYKKIYNWQFVHSIDFWSKVLATHCNIEKENNSLKELAYPLVQVAIGVIRLIPSAQFFPLRFYLCRSLINLSRNTGIFVPIFPILSEILQSTTFTKKPKGSTLEAFDFNHNIKCNAAYLGTRVYQEGCGELFIELLAEFYSLYCKSIAFPELTTPAIIALRRYIKTSKNVKFNKQLSVLLEKLNASNNFILRERSSVDFTPNNYSQVNNFLKEYNWEKTPLGSYVVTQREVKEEKMKILRSSLAEKDAEKNVEDSDEAEEERELVDDDEAEESSTTDNE
- the MEI5 gene encoding Mei5p (similar to Saccharomyces cerevisiae YPL121C | MEI5 | MEIosis) yields the protein MEVPNITDPDKTLVDNENHHDTASVLIKTNEVLCNEFNFKTDHLSAKNLRPEITKLKLFLNELTKKEQQLKQCLKIIREYKKEEEVTMLTQKWYQVIQCELNYLMNSTLLKFDKMGGYDEFIKREVEFEKQKLEYQFDDSWDDQYKTITESEDFQALSIQEQDDYKEEIENKKLELENLKMKKIEEIESKLVNRKEFDMKELCKMLNVDHDYVFNYPNNKGTINK
- the RET1 gene encoding DNA-directed RNA polymerase III core subunit RET1 (similar to Saccharomyces cerevisiae YOR207C | RET1 | Reduced Efficiency of Termination), with product MVKVEEEKDHKHLKDEAFEDLLKPVYQGKTLTDEINTAEDKWNLLPAFLKVKGLVKQHLDSFNYFVDIDLKKIIAANQTILSDVDPEFYLKYIDIRVGHKSTSTIQEDIVPPHQCRLRDMSYSAPIYVDVEYTRGRKIIMHRDVEIGRMPIMLRSNKCILSGCDEQQMAKLNECPLDPGGYFIINGTEKVILVQEQLSKNRIIVEADEKKQIVQASVTSSTHERKSKTYVVTKNDKIYLKHNSISEEVPIVIVLKASGIISDLEIMQLVCGNDSTYQELFAVNFEEASKYEIYTQQQALEFIGSRVKTVRRQKLTILQEGIEAIATTVIAHLTAEDLDFREKALYIALMTRRVVMAMHDPKMVDDRDYVGNKRLELAGQLMSLLFEDLFKKFNSDFKANIDKVLKKPNRAMEYDALLSINIHSNNITSGLNRAISTGNWSLKRFKMERAGVTHVLSRLSYISALGMMTRISSQFEKSRKVSGPRALQPSQFGMLCTSDTPEGEACGLVKNLALMTHITTDDEEEPIKKLCYLLGVEDLTLLDSASLHLHYGVYLNGTFVGITRFPIKFVSHFRNLRRTGKVSEFISIYTNEHQKAVHIATDGGRICRPLIIVTNGESRVKASHLLKLKQGELQFDDFLKLGLVEYLDVNEENDSFIALYERDLSKEITHLEIEPFTILGAVAGLIPYPHHNQSPRNTYQCAMGKQAIGAIAYNQFKRIDTLLYLMIYPQQPMVKTKTIELIEYDKLPAGQNATVAVMSYSGYDIEDALVLNKSSIDRGFGRCETRRKTTCVLKRYPNHTQDIIGGMRVDENGEPIWQHRPLGPDGLGEVGMKVESGQVYINKSVPTNASDSVLSHHVSQYRETPVVYRAPESSHVDQVMMSVSDNDQALIKVLLRQNRRPELGDKFSSRHGQKGVCGIIVKQEDMPFNDQGICPDIIMNPHGFPSRMTVGKMIELVSGKAGTLNGSLEYGTCFGGSKLEEMSEILVNHGFNYSGKDMLYSGITGECLQAYIFFGPIYYQKLKHMVLDKMHARARGPRAVLTRQPTEGRSRDGGLRLGEMERDCVIAYGASQLLLERLMISSDAFEVDVCNKCGLMGYSGWCTTCKSSENIVKMSIPYAAKLLFQELIAMNIAPRLKLDDVFTK